The Novosphingobium aromaticivorans DSM 12444 genome segment CCCGTTCGACCCCGGTCGCCGGTTCGTCGGAAATCGCCCAGGTCGGCATCATCTCGGCCAACGGCGACACCGAAGTCGGCCAGAAGATCGCCGAGGCGATGGAGAAGGTCGGCAAGGAAGGCGTGATCACCGTTGAAGAGGCCAAGGGCCTCGAATTCGAACTCGATGTCGTCGAAGGCATGCAGTTCGACCGCGGCTACCTCTCGCCCTACTTCATCACCAACCCGGAAAAGATGACGGTCGAACTCGAGAACCCGTACATCCTGATCCACGAGAAGAAGCTGTCGTCGCTCCAGGCGATGCTGCCGATCCTCGAAGCCGTGGTGCAGTCGGGCCGTCCGCTCCTCATCATCGCCGAGGACATCGAAGGCGAAGCGCTGGCCACCCTCGTGGTCAACAAGCTGCGCGGTGGCCTCAAGATTGCCGCCGTCAAGGCTCCGGGCTTCGGTGACCGCCGCAAGGCCATGCTGGGCGACATCGCCACGCTGACCGCCGGCGAAATGATCTCCGAAGACCTCGGCATCAAGCTGGAGAGCGTCACGCTCGCCATGCTCGGCCAGGCCAAGAAGGTCACCATCGACAAGGACAACACCACGATCGTCGACGGCGCCGGTTCGGCCGAAGAGATCAAGGCCCGCGTCGAGCAGATCCGTGCGCAGATCGAAGTCACCACTTCGGACTACGACCGCGAGAAGCTGCAGGAACGCCTTGCCAAGCTTGCTGGCGGCGTTGCCGTGATCAAGGTCGGCGGCGCGACCGAAGTCGAGGTCAAGGAGCGCAAGGACCGCGTCGACGACGCTCTCCACGCCACCCGCGCCGCAGTCGAGGAAGGTATCGTCCCGGGCGGCGGTACGGCTCTGCTCTATGCCACCAAGGCTCTCGAAGGCCTCAAGGGCGCCAACGACGACCAGACCAAGGGCATCGACATCGTGCGCCGCGCGATCCAGGCCCCGATCCGTCAGATCGCCGCGAACGCGGGTCATGACGGTGCGGTCGTCTCGGGCAACCTGCTGCGCGAGAACGACGAGAACCAGGGCTTCAACGCCGCGACCGACACCTACGAGAACCTGAAGGCCGCCGGCGTCATCGACCCGACCAAGGTCGTGCGCACCGCGCTTCAGGACGCTGCCTCGGTCTCGGGCCTGCTGATCACCACGGAAGCGGCGATCAGCGAGAAGCCGGACGACAAGCCCGCGATGCCGCCGATGGGCGGTGGAATGGGCGGCATGGGCGGCATGGACTTCTAAGTCCACGCAGCTACCGCTTGAGAAACGAGGCCGGAAGGATCAGTCCTTCCGGCCTCTTTCCTTATCCGGACGCGCCGGTTCCCGCCGGGAACCAACTGCGACAAGCCGCGTTGGCCGTGCGATGAAACGCGCCAGGATTTCTCTCGCCAGATTGCCGCAGTCGTGAAGGACGGATTGGCGAAAGCGCGCCCATCCCCGCAGGCTGCCGCGCTGGACCGCGAGATCTACCGCATCCTGTTCGAGAACATGGACGATGGCTTCTGCGTCATCGAGTTTCTCGACGGGCCGCATGGTCCGCTCAGCGATTACGTCCACGTCCTCGCCAACTCCGCCTATGAACGCAACACCGGCATTCCCAACGTCGTCGGCCAGTACCTGCGCGAGATGGTGCCCGACGAGGCTGACGACTGGATCGCGTTCTACGGCAAGGTCCTGCGCACCGGAGAACCGATCCGCTTCCGCAACGAACTGGTCGTCACCGGCCGCCATCTCGAAGTCTCGGCCTTCCGCCTCGGAACCTTCGAGGACCGGTTGGTGGCAGTCCTTTTCAAGGACGTCACGGAACGGGTCGACGCCGAAAGCGCTCTGCACCAGCTGAACGAAACCCTCGAGCAGCGCGTCGCCGATGCGCTGGCGCAGCGGGAGCTGGCCGAAAGCGCGTTGAGGCAGGCGCAGAAGATGGAAGCGGTCGGCCAGTTGACCGGCGGCCTTGCGCACGATTTCAACAATCTCCTCGCCGGGATCACCGGGGCGTTCGAGATGATCGCGCGACGACTGGAGCAGGGCCGCACCGCCGATGTAGAGCGTTATCTTGCGGCGGGCCTCGGAGCGGCCCACCGCGCGGCCGCGCTCACGCACCGCCTGCTTGCCTTCTCACGCCGCCAGACGCTGTCCCCCCGCACGACCGAGGCGAACCGCCTGCTGGTCGATTTCGCCGAACTGGTGCGGCGCACGGTCGGCCCGCAGATCGCGGTCGAGGTGCGCACCAACCCCGCGCTATGGGCCGCGCTGGTCGATGCAAACCAGCTCGAGAACGCGCTGCTGAACCTGTGCATCAATGCTCGCGACGCCATGCCGGACGGCGGTCGACTTGCCATCGAAACCGATAACGTCACCCTCGACGAAGCCAGCGCTACCGAGCGGGGCCTTCCGCCAGGCGACTACGTGACGATAACCGTGAGCGACACCGGCGTCGGCATTCCGGAAGAGGATCTCGACCGCGTGTTCGAGCCGTTCTTCACCACCAAGCCGACCGGGCGCGGAACGGGCTTGGGGTTGTCGATGGTCTACGGCTTTGCCCGGCAGAGCGATGGTATCGTGCGCATCCGCTCCCGCCCCGGCGAAGGCACGCAGGTCCGCATCTACCTTCCGCGCCACGAGGGCCCGGCCGAAGTCCCTCGCGAAACCGGCGTTCACGAACCGCAGCCCGAATTGCCTGGCGCGACGGTCCTCGTCGTCGACGACGAGCCGACGGTGCGCATGATGATGGTCGATGCGCTCGACCTGATCGGTGTCGAATGCCTCGAGGCGCACGACGGGCCCGCCGCGCTCGCGATGCTCGAACGCCACCCGGGGATCGACCTGCTCGTCACCGACGTCGGGCTTCCCGGCGGCCTCAACGGCCGCCAGGTGGCCGACGAGGCGCGGCGGCGGCGGTCGGACCTGGGAGTCCTCTTCGTCACCGGCTATGCCGACAGCGTAATCCTCCAGCGCGACACCATGGAACCGGGCATCGACATCCTGACCAAGCCGTTCACCATCGAGGACCTGCAATCGCGCGTCGCAGTGCTGCTTTGCGCGCGTGGGGGGCCAGGCAGGCCTGAAACCGGACCGAACGCCGCCTAGGTGCGCTCCAGCAGGTCGACGATTACACCATCGGCCAGTTCGTGCTCGCCGTAGCGCACGAAGCCCAGTCGTTCGGCGAGGGCGACCGAGGCCGCGTTGCCGCGCTCGATCATGCAGGCAATGCGCTGCGGGCCCTGCGCCGCGTCGAACCAGTCGAGCACGGCTTGCATCGCTTCCCGCGCTAAGCCCTTGCCCCAATGTTCGCGCGCCAGGATCCAGCCAGCCTCGGGTACGTCGTCCATGCCCTTGCCGAAGCCGCGCAGCGAATGGAACACGCCAAGCTGGCCGACAAACGCACCCGACGCCTTCTCGTGCGCAAGGAACAGGCCGTAGCCATAGAGATGCCAGGACCCCGCCGCTCGCAGCGCGCGCGAGAACATGTCGGTAGTCGGATCGTCGGGCCTGGGGCCCAGATAGCGGTGCACTTCCGGATCGGCCACGAGATCGCGCATCAGGATGTAATCCTCGCGCCCCGGGACGGTCAGGGTCAGGCGGTCGGTTTCGATGCGAGGCGGGCTCACGTCGATGCCGGGCAGGGTCACAGGGCAAGGTCCACGGCATGGAGCAGCAGTCCGACCAGCCCGCCGACCAACGTGCCGTTGATGCGGATGAACTGTAGGTCGCGGCCCACCGCGCCTTCGATGCGGTCGGTCACGGTCCGCGCATCCCAGCGCTTCACCGTTTCCGACACCAGCCGCACGATCTGCGCGCCATAGCGGGTCGAGACGCCGACCAGCGTCCTGCGGGCAAAGCGGTTGACCACCCGCTGCAGCCGTTCGTCACGCTGAAGGGCAAGGCCCAGCTCGGCAAGGCTGGCCCCGAGCTGTCCGCCAAGCGCGCCCTCGGGATTGCGGACGATCTGCAGGAGCCGGGTTCGACCGCGCTCCCACAGCGCGTCGAGCCAACGGGCAAAGGCAGGATTGGCGAGGACTTCGGTCTTCATCCGTTCGACCCGCGCGCGCATCTCGGCATCGTGGACCAGATCGTGCGCCAATGCGGCAAGGCCGTCCTCGATCTTCCGACGCACGGGATGGTCGGGCACCACCAGTGTCTCGGCCAGAAGCTTGTAGAGGCCGTCGAGGATTGCGTTGGCGAGCTTCTCGTCGAGGCCGGTCCAGCGCAGGATCGTGTTGGCACGCTCGTGGATCGTCGCCTGTATCAGCGGCTCGTTGGCCTCGATCGTCTCCGCGGCCTTGCGGATCAGGCTCTCGATCACGGGCATGTGCCGCCCGTCGGCAATCGCCGCGCCCAGCAACTGGCCCAGCAGCGGCGAAAGCTCCAGCCTTTCGAGCTGCGCCTTCAGCGCGCCCTTGGCCAGCCCGCCAAGCTCCTCGGGATCGAGCGATTCCAGCACGTCCGCCACCAGTCCGGCGGCGCCGTCGCGCAGGCGGCTTTCGCCGGCGCGCGGGTCGGCCAGAAATGCGCCCATCGCGGCAGCCGAGTTCACCGCGCCCATGCGCCGCGCCACCACCTGCGGGGTCAGGAAGTTGGTCTGCAGGAACGCCGCCATCGTATCGGCAATGCGATCCTTGTTCTCCGGGATGATCGCGGTGTGCGGGATGGGCAGGCCGAGCGGATGGCGGAACAGGGCAGTCACCGCAAACCAGTCCGCCAGCCCGCCGACCATCGCCGCCTCGGCAAAGGCGCGCAGGAAACCGACCGCCGGGTGCAGCCCTTCGTACCGCCGGCTGAACGCATAGAGCACGGCCATCAGCACGAGCAGGAAGGTCGCGACTATGCGCATGCGCCTGGCCCTGTCGGGCAGGGCGGCCTGTGCGCGTGCCACGGCCGTGCGGCCCGCTGCGCGATATGCCGGTAGGGACGGACCGGCCAGCTCGGTTGGTTCTGCGGTCACTCCGCCGGGAATGCCCCGTGCGCCGTATCGTTCCGCGCGGTCGCGGCATGGCGATGCTCGGGCTCATACCCCAGCACCTTGCGGGCCAGCCACGGACCGATCCGCTTCTCGACACCATCGGCAAGGCTGAACCCGGCCGGCACGATCAGCAGGGTCAGCAGCGTGGAAAGCGTGAGCCCCCCGATCACCACTATGCCCATCGGCGCGCGCCATCCGGAATCGCCGCCGATGGCAACAGCGGTCGGCACCATGCCCGCGACCATCGCAACCGTGGTCATGACGATGGGCTGCGCGCGCTTGTGCCCCGCTTCCATCACCGCCTCGAGCTTGCCCTTGCCCGCCGCCATCTCTTCCAGCGCGAAGTCGATCAGCAGGATCGAGTTCTTCGCCACGATGCCGAACAGCATCAGGATGCCGATGAACACCGGCAGCGAAAGCGACTGGCCAAGCAGCCAGATCGCGATCAGGCCACCCAGCGGCGCCAGGAACAGCGAGCCCATGTTGACCAGGGGCGAAATGAAGCGGTGATAGAGAAGCACCAGCACCGAGAACACCAGCAGCACGCCGGATGCGACCGCGATGCCGAAATTCTTCATCATCTCGGCCTGGAACTTGTCCTCGCCGGCGGCCGTGTTGGAAACGCCCTGCGGCAGGTTCTTCATGATCGGCAGCTTCATGATCGCTGCCATCGCCTCGCCCTTGACCACGCCCGGGGGCAGGTCGGCGCCAACGAAGACGCGACGGCTCTGGTTATAGCGCTGGATCTGCGTGGGGCC includes the following:
- the groL gene encoding chaperonin GroEL (60 kDa chaperone family; promotes refolding of misfolded polypeptides especially under stressful conditions; forms two stacked rings of heptamers to form a barrel-shaped 14mer; ends can be capped by GroES; misfolded proteins enter the barrel where they are refolded when GroES binds) — its product is MAAKDVKFGRDARERILRGVDILADAVKVTLGPKGRNVVIDKSFGAPRITKDGVSVAKEIELKDKFENMGAQMLREVASKANDAAGDGTTTATVLAQAIVREGMTAVAAGMNPMDLKRGIDIAVGKVVENLKARSTPVAGSSEIAQVGIISANGDTEVGQKIAEAMEKVGKEGVITVEEAKGLEFELDVVEGMQFDRGYLSPYFITNPEKMTVELENPYILIHEKKLSSLQAMLPILEAVVQSGRPLLIIAEDIEGEALATLVVNKLRGGLKIAAVKAPGFGDRRKAMLGDIATLTAGEMISEDLGIKLESVTLAMLGQAKKVTIDKDNTTIVDGAGSAEEIKARVEQIRAQIEVTTSDYDREKLQERLAKLAGGVAVIKVGGATEVEVKERKDRVDDALHATRAAVEEGIVPGGGTALLYATKALEGLKGANDDQTKGIDIVRRAIQAPIRQIAANAGHDGAVVSGNLLRENDENQGFNAATDTYENLKAAGVIDPTKVVRTALQDAASVSGLLITTEAAISEKPDDKPAMPPMGGGMGGMGGMDF
- a CDS encoding ATP-binding protein yields the protein MKDGLAKARPSPQAAALDREIYRILFENMDDGFCVIEFLDGPHGPLSDYVHVLANSAYERNTGIPNVVGQYLREMVPDEADDWIAFYGKVLRTGEPIRFRNELVVTGRHLEVSAFRLGTFEDRLVAVLFKDVTERVDAESALHQLNETLEQRVADALAQRELAESALRQAQKMEAVGQLTGGLAHDFNNLLAGITGAFEMIARRLEQGRTADVERYLAAGLGAAHRAAALTHRLLAFSRRQTLSPRTTEANRLLVDFAELVRRTVGPQIAVEVRTNPALWAALVDANQLENALLNLCINARDAMPDGGRLAIETDNVTLDEASATERGLPPGDYVTITVSDTGVGIPEEDLDRVFEPFFTTKPTGRGTGLGLSMVYGFARQSDGIVRIRSRPGEGTQVRIYLPRHEGPAEVPRETGVHEPQPELPGATVLVVDDEPTVRMMMVDALDLIGVECLEAHDGPAALAMLERHPGIDLLVTDVGLPGGLNGRQVADEARRRRSDLGVLFVTGYADSVILQRDTMEPGIDILTKPFTIEDLQSRVAVLLCARGGPGRPETGPNAA
- a CDS encoding GNAT family N-acetyltransferase, yielding MTLPGIDVSPPRIETDRLTLTVPGREDYILMRDLVADPEVHRYLGPRPDDPTTDMFSRALRAAGSWHLYGYGLFLAHEKASGAFVGQLGVFHSLRGFGKGMDDVPEAGWILAREHWGKGLAREAMQAVLDWFDAAQGPQRIACMIERGNAASVALAERLGFVRYGEHELADGVIVDLLERT
- a CDS encoding DUF445 domain-containing protein; amino-acid sequence: MRIVATFLLVLMAVLYAFSRRYEGLHPAVGFLRAFAEAAMVGGLADWFAVTALFRHPLGLPIPHTAIIPENKDRIADTMAAFLQTNFLTPQVVARRMGAVNSAAAMGAFLADPRAGESRLRDGAAGLVADVLESLDPEELGGLAKGALKAQLERLELSPLLGQLLGAAIADGRHMPVIESLIRKAAETIEANEPLIQATIHERANTILRWTGLDEKLANAILDGLYKLLAETLVVPDHPVRRKIEDGLAALAHDLVHDAEMRARVERMKTEVLANPAFARWLDALWERGRTRLLQIVRNPEGALGGQLGASLAELGLALQRDERLQRVVNRFARRTLVGVSTRYGAQIVRLVSETVKRWDARTVTDRIEGAVGRDLQFIRINGTLVGGLVGLLLHAVDLAL